A single genomic interval of Lathyrus oleraceus cultivar Zhongwan6 chromosome 7, CAAS_Psat_ZW6_1.0, whole genome shotgun sequence harbors:
- the LOC127106288 gene encoding uncharacterized protein LOC127106288 — translation MATTTNVVLNPPNLGFLTPKPLHLTLPHPNLKTKVKLQSLSMSRPTHLKVPQNSLTPTEESRSSSLQHDLLIVGPGVLGRLVAHKWQQEIPGCQVYGQTMTVDHHNELIQMGINPSLKWTEATHKFPNVLYCAPPSRTNDYADNVRLAALSWNGEGSFVFTSSSAPYDCNDNGPCDEDTPAVPIGRSPRVDILLKAENVVLEFGGCVLRLAGLYKAERGAHNYYLEKGVVDSRPDHILNLIHYEDAASLLVAILKKKFRGQIFLGCDNHPLSRQEMMDLVNRSGKFSKKFDKFSATDGPLGKKLNNTRTRREVGWEPKYPSFADFLSSM, via the exons ATGGCAACAACTACAAATGTTGTTCTCAACCCTCCCAATTTGGGGTTCCTCACTCCTAAGCCCCTCCATCTGACATTACCTCACCCCAATTTGAAAACCAAAGTAAAGTTGCAATCTTTATCCATGTCTAGACCAACCCATTTGAAGGTTCCGCAGAACTCACTCACACCCACCGAAGAATCACGTTCTTCCTCACTGCAACATGACTTGCTCATTGTGGGTCCCGGCGTTCTTGGTCGCTTAGTAGCTCACAAATGGCAACAG GAAATTCCGGGTTGTCAAGTTTATGGACAGACAATGACTGTTGATCATCACAATGAGTTGATTCAGATGGGTATTAATCCATCTTTGAAATGGACAGAAGCTACTCACAAATTTCCAAATGTCTTATATTGTGCTCCTCCATCCCGGACCAATGACTATGCTGATAATGTTAG GCTAGCTGCATTAAGCTGGAATGGTGAAGGTTCTTTCGTATTTACGTCAAGCAGTGCTCCATATGACTGCAATGATAACGGACCGTGTGATGAG GATACTCCAGCTGTGCCAATTGGGAGAAGCCCCAGGGTCGACATCCTTCTAAAAGCTGAAAATGTGGTACTAGAGTTTGGCGGTTGTGTTCTACGACTGGCAGGGCTTTAT AAAGCAGAAAGAGGTGCACACAACTATTACTTGGAAAAGGGGGTTGTTGATAGTCGTCCTGATCACATCCTGAATCTTATACATTACGAGGATGCTGCCTCCCTCTTAGTTgcaatcttgaagaaaaaattcCGTGGACAGATTTTCTTGGGTTGTGATAATCATCCTCTCTCTAG GCAAGAAATGATGGATCTGGTTAATAGAAGTGGTAAATTCAGTAAAAAGTTTGATAAGTTTAGTG CAACTGATGGCCCTCTAGGAAAGAAATTAAACAACACAAGAACTCGTCGGGAAGTTGGCTGGGAGCCTAAGTACCCTAGTTTTGCTGATTTTCTCTCGAGCATGTGA
- the LOC127105442 gene encoding UDP-D-xylose:L-fucose alpha-1,3-D-xylosyltransferase MGP4, whose protein sequence is MSSGFLHQRSLHNPFSTQFYTSPSSSTNSKKSLSILSPTVLLSLLSLIVVLGVFSPWLGMPQKLFFTSNPAISKWGHYTLDQALTFVAKNGTVIVCIVSQPYLPFLNNWLISVAMQKRQDMVLVIAEDYPSLYKVNELWPGHAVIIPPVLDVEASHKFGSMGFFNFTARRPSHLLKILELGYSVMYNDVDMVWLADPFPYLQGSHDVYFTDDMIAIKPLNHSHDLPPPGKKGRPYICSCMIFLRPTDGAKLILKMWLEELQMEPWSRTKKSNDQPAFNWALMKNAKEADLYLLPQEAFPTGGLYFKNKTWVKETKGKHVIIHNNYIVGFEKKIKRFRDYGFWLVDDHKQESPLGGL, encoded by the exons ATGTCATCAGGGTTTCTCCACCAAAGAAGCCTCCACAACCCTTTTTCAACTCAATTCTACActtcaccttcatcttcaacAAATTCCAAGAAATCCCTTTCAATTCTAAGCCCCACAGTTCTTCTTTCCCTGTTGTCTCTCATTGTGGTGCTGGGTGTTTTCTCCCCATGGCTAGGAATGCCCCAAAAACTCTTTTTTACTTCAAACCCTGCAATTTCCAAATGGGGTCATTATACTTTGGATCAAGCACTCACCTTTGTGGCTAAAAATGGGACTGTGATTGTTTGTATTGTTAGTCAGCCTTACTTGCCTTTTCTCAATAACTGGTTGATAAGTGTTGCTATGCAGAAGCGGCAAGATATGGTTCTTGTTATTGCTGAGGATTATCCTTCGCTTTATAAGGTCAATGAACTTTGGCCTGGTCACGCTGTTATTATTCCTCCTGTGCTTGATGTTGAAGCTTCTCACAAGTTTGGTTCTATG GGTTTCTTCAACTTTACAGCCAGGAGGCCAAGCCATCTGCTGAAGATTTTGGAGCTTGGATACAGCGTGATGTACAACGATGTCGACATGGTTTGGTTAGCCGATCCATTTCCTTATCTGCAAGGGAGCCATGATGTGTACTTTACAGATGATATGATTGCG ATCAAACCGTTGAACCATTCGCACGACTTACCACCACCGGGAAAAAAAGGGAGGCCTTATATATGTAGTTGCATGATTTTCCTTCGCCCTACGGATGGAGCAAAGCTAATTTTGAAAATGTGGTTAGAGGAACTTCAAATGGAGCCATGGTCTAGAACCAAGAAATCTAATGATCAACCTGCTTTTAATTGGGCTTTAATGAAGAATGCTAAAGAG GCTGATTTGTACCTGCTTCCACAAGAAGCATTCCCTACAGGCGGATTATATTTCAAGAACAAAACATGGGTTAAGGAAACTAAAGGAAAACATGTTATAATTCATAACAATTATATAGTTGGTTTTGAGAAGAAGATAAAGCGATTTCGCGACTATGGTTTCTGGTTGGTGGATGACCATAAACAAGAGTCACCTCTAGGTGGATTATGA